One part of the Symphalangus syndactylus isolate Jambi chromosome 1, NHGRI_mSymSyn1-v2.1_pri, whole genome shotgun sequence genome encodes these proteins:
- the LOC134736391 gene encoding ubiquitin carboxyl-terminal hydrolase 17-like protein 22, translated as MEHDSLSSGGEWHFNRFSKLTSSRPHAAFAEIQRTSLPEKSPLSSETRVHPCDDLAPVARQLAPREKLPLSSRGPAAVGAGLQNMGNTCYVNASLQCLTYTPPLANYMLSREHSQTCHRHKCCMLCTMQAHITRALHRPGHVIQPSQALAAGFHRGKQEDAHEFLMFTVDAMKKACLPGHKQVDPHPKDTTLIHQIFGGYWRSQIKCLHCQGISDTFDPYLDIALDIQAAQSVKQALEQLVKPEELNGENAYHCGLCLQKAPASKTLTLHTSAKVLILVLKRFSDVTGNKLAKNVQYPECLDMQPYMSQQNTGPLVYVLYAVLVHAGWSCHNGHYFSYVKAQEGQWYKMDDAEVTASGITSVLSQQAYVLFYIQKSELERHSEGVSRGREPRALGPADTDRRATQGELNRDPCLQAPELDEHSVERDTQESTLDHWKFLQEQNKTKPEFNVRKVEGTLPPNVVVIHQSKYKCGTKNHHPEQQSSLLNLSSTNPTDQESINTGTLASRQGRTRRSKGKNKHSNRALLLCQ; from the coding sequence ATGGAGCACGACTCACTCTCCTCGGGGGGTGAGTGGCACTTCAACCGCTTTTCAAAACTCACATCTTCTCGGCCACATGCAGCTTTTGCTGAAATCCAGCGGACTTCTCTCCCTGAGAAGTCACCACTCTCATCTGAGACCCGTGTCCACCCCTGTGATGATTTGGCTCCTGTGGCAAGACAGCTTGCTCCCAGGGAGAAGCTTCCTCTGAGTAGCAGGGGACCGGCTGCGGTGGGGGCTGGGCTCCAGAATATGGGAAATACCTGCTACGTGAATGCTTCCCTGCAGTGCCTGACATACACACCGCCCCTTGCCAACTACATGCTGTCCCGGGAGCACTCTCAAACTTGTCATCGTCACAAGTGCTGCATGCTCTGTACTATGCAAGCTCACATCACACGGGCCCTCCACCGTCCGGGCCATGTCATCCAGCCCTCACAGGCATTGGCTGCTGGCTTCCATAGAGGCAAGCAGGAAGATGCCCATGAATTTCTCATGTTCACTGTGGATGCCATGAAAAAGGCATGCCTTCCCGGGCACAAGCAGGTAGATCCTCACCCTAAGGACACCACCCTCATCCACCAAATATTTGGAGGGTACTGGAGATCTCAAATCAAGTGTCTCCACTGCCAGGGCATTTCAGACACCTTTGACCCTTACCTGGACATcgccctggatatccaggcagctcAGAGTGTGAAGCAAGCTTTGGAACAGTTGGTGAAGCCCGAAGAACTCAATGGAGAGAATGCCTATCATTGTGGTCTTTGTCTCCAGAAGGCGCCTGCCTCCAAGACGTTAACTTTACACACTTCTGCCAAGGTCCTCATCCTCGTATTGAAGAGATTCTCCGATGTCACGGGCAACAAACTTGCCAAGAATGTGCAATATCCTGAGTGCCTTGACATGCAGCCATACATGTCTCAGCAGAACACAGGACCTCTTGTCTATGTCCTCTACGCTGTGCTGGTCCACGCTGGGTGGAGTTGTCACAACGGACATTACTTCTCTTATGTCAAAGCTCAAGAAGGCCAGTGGTATAAAATGGATGATGCCGAGGTCACTGCTTCTGGCATCACTTCTGTCCTGAGTCAACAGGCCTATGTCCTCTTTTATATCCAGAAGAGTGAATTGGAAAGACACAGTGAGGGTGTGTCAAGAGGCAGGGAACCAAGAGCCCTTGGCCCTGCAGACACAGACAGGCGAGCAACGCAAGGAGAGCTCAACAGAGACCCCTGCCTCCAGGCACCCGAGTTGGACGAGCACTCGGTGGAAAGAGACACTCAGGAAAGCACCTTAGACCACTGGAAATTCctccaagagcaaaacaaaacgaagccTGAGTTCAACGTCAGAAAAGTCGAAGGTACCCTGCCTCCCAACGTAGTTGTGATTCATCAATCAAAATACAAGTGTGGCACCAAAAACCATCATCCTGAACAGCAAAGCTCCCTGCTAAACCTCTCTTCGACGAACCCGACAGATCAGGAATCCATCAACACTGGCACACTCGCTTCTCGGCAAGGGAGGACCAGGAGATCCAAAGGGAAGAACAAACACAGCAACAGGGCTCTGCTTCTGTGCCAGTGA